In a genomic window of Nomascus leucogenys isolate Asia chromosome 4, Asia_NLE_v1, whole genome shotgun sequence:
- the ELOA2 gene encoding elongin-A3 member B isoform X2, with amino-acid sequence MAAGSTTLRAVEKLQVRLATKTDPRKLEKYLQKLSALPMTADILAETGIRKAVKRLRKHQHVGDFARDLAARWKKLVLVDRNTGPDPQDPEESASRQRFGEALQDQEKARGFPENATAPRSPSHSPEHRRTARRTPPGQQRPHPRSPSREPRAERKRPRMAPADSGPQRAPPTRTAPLPMPEGPEPVMRGKQPGRGHAHAAQVGPLLGPGCQGKPQGEAVVSHSKEYKSSRQESAQKSPPVQESQSERLLEAGADSAGPKTVPSHGFSELWHLSEAWMQANYDQLSDCDSMNFQAKPEALCAPKFQEEAALPGRRVNAKMQVYSGSRTACQPQVLTLRQQCVRVLRNNPDAISDVGEVPYWVLGPILEGWSPDQLYRREKDNHALIRETDELWRIHCLQDYKEEKPQEHESWRELYLRLPDAREQRLRVVTTNIRSARENNPNSREAKIICFNSLAKTSHDASRRKEKSAGAADPGNGEIKPAPKPAGSSQAPSRWSASGLGEGSGSSSGGSSSSGGGSSNEHRAPAAKTRKQAAKKVAPLMAKAVRDYKRRFSRR; translated from the exons ATGGCGGCAGGGTCCACTACGCTGCGCGCGGTGGAGAAGCTGCAGGTGCGTCTGGCCACTAAGACGGACCCCAGAAAGCTagagaaatatttgcagaaaCTCTCCGCCCTGCCCATGACGGCAGACATCCTGGCGGAGACTGGAATCAGAAAGGCGGTGAAGCGCCTGCGGAAGCACCAGCACGTGGGCGACTTTGCCAGAGACTTAGCGGCCCGGTGGAAGAAGCTGGTGCTTGTGGACCGAAACACCGGGCCTGACCCACAGGACCCCGAGGAGAGCGCTTCCCGACAGCGCTTCGGGGAGGCTCTTCAGGACCAGGAAAAGGCCCGGGGCTTCCCAGAAAACGCGACGGCCCCCAGGAGCCCATCTCACAGCCCTGAGCACAGACGGACAGCGCGCAGAACACCTCCGGGGCAACAGAGACCTCACCCGAGGTCTCCCAGTCGCGAGCCCAGAGCCGAGAGGAAGCGCCCCAGAATGGCCCCAGCTGATTCCGGCCCCCAACGGGCCCCTCCAACGCGCACCGCTCCCCTCCCGATGCCCGAGGGCCCTGAGCCCGTTATGCGCGGGAAGCAACCCGGAAGAGGCCACGCTCACGCTGCTCAGGTCGGGCCTCTGCTGGGTCCAGGCTGCCAGGGCAAACCCCAGGGGGAAGCGGTGGTGAGCCACAGCAAGGAGTACAAATCGTCTCGCCAGGAA TCGGCTCAGAAATCGCCTCCTGTCCAGGAAAGCCAGTCAGAGAGGCTGCTGGAGGCCGGCGCTGATTCCGCCGGGCCTAAAACGGTGCCCAGCCATGGCTTCTCAGAGCTCTGGCACCTCTCAGAGGCCTGGATGCAGGCCAACTACGATCAGCTTTCAGATTGTGACTCCATGAACTTCCAGGCAAAGCCAGAAGCACTCTGTGCACCAAAGTTCCAGGAAGAAGCTGCTTTGCCTGGACGCCGAGTGAATGCTAAGATGCAGGTGTACTCGGGCTCCAGGACTGCCTGCCAGCCCCAGGTGCTGACATTGCGCCAGCAGTGTGTCCGGGTGCTTAGAAACAATCCGGACGCCATCAGCGACGTGGGTGAGGTCCCATACTGGGTTCTTGGACCCATTCTGGAAGGGTGGAGCCCTGATCAGCTATATCGCAGAGAGAAAGACAATCACGCACTCATTAGAGAGACAGACGAATTATGGAGGATTCATTGTCTCCAGGACTACAAGGAAGAAAAGCCACAGGAGCACGAGTCTTGGCGGGAGCTGTACCTGCGGCTTCCGGACGCCCGAGAGCAGCGGCTGCGAGTAGTGACCACAAATATCCGATCGGCACGGGAAAACAACCCCAACAGCAGAGAGGCAAAGATAATCTGTTTCAACTCTCTGGCCAAAACCTCTCATGATGCttcaaggaggaaagaaaagtctGCAGGAGCCGCTGACCCCGGAAATGGAGAGATCAAGCCAGCCCCTAAGCCCGCAGGAAGCAGCCAGGCTCCCTCCAGGTGGAGCGCCAGCGGGCTTGGGGaaggcagcggcagcagcagcggcggcagcagcagcagcggcggcggcagcag CAATGAGCACCGGGCGCCCGCGGCCAAAACCCGGAAACAGGCTGCCAAAAAAGTGGCCCCGCTGATGGCCAAGGCAGTTCGAGACTACAAGAGAAGATTCTCCCGACGATAA
- the ELOA2 gene encoding elongin-A2 isoform X1 — protein MGYIRPSSGTRASFCVGQQTAEVTPGCGSISRGTKAGLLSCVQGPAPRNQWPTAPRTELAPGCDSTSPGRCLATGQRGPATPDFVCPAAPRTEPRPPGQRRPHSSGEMAAGSTTLRAVEKLQVRLATKTDPRKLEKYLQKLSALPMTADILAETGIRKAVKRLRKHQHVGDFARDLAARWKKLVLVDRNTGPDPQDPEESASRQRFGEALQDQEKARGFPENATAPRSPSHSPEHRRTARRTPPGQQRPHPRSPSREPRAERKRPRMAPADSGPQRAPPTRTAPLPMPEGPEPVMRGKQPGRGHAHAAQVGPLLGPGCQGKPQGEAVVSHSKEYKSSRQEKRPLCAQGDWHSPTLIREKSCWACLREETPRMPSWASARDRPPSDFKIDEEEGQAGIGQRVPALAEAPDSQQKRPQHRHSNKKRPSLDGLDPGNGTHSLTPEEKEQLSNHKQTQEGKPPTDHLDRTSVSSLSEVEEVDMAEEFEQPTLSFEKYLTYDEFQKQKKKTGKSSTTALGDKQRKANKSKGTRESWDSAQKSPPVQESQSERLLEAGADSAGPKTVPSHGFSELWHLSEAWMQANYDQLSDCDSMNFQAKPEALCAPKFQEEAALPGRRVNAKMQVYSGSRTACQPQVLTLRQQCVRVLRNNPDAISDVGEVPYWVLGPILEGWSPDQLYRREKDNHALIRETDELWRIHCLQDYKEEKPQEHESWRELYLRLPDAREQRLRVVTTNIRSARENNPNSREAKIICFNSLAKTSHDASRRKEKSAGAADPGNGEIKPAPKPAGSSQAPSRWSASGGGSSSSSVFHGLREKRANPCQNSTNEHRAPAAKTRKQAAKKVAPLMAKAVRDYKRRFSRR, from the exons ATGGGCTATATAAGACCCAGCTCTGGCACCAGAGCTTCATTCTGTGTTGGACAGCAAACCGCAGAGGTCACTCCAGGCTGTGGCTCCATATCCCGAGGAACAAAAGCGGGCCTGCTCAGCTGTGTGCAAGGACCAGCGCCCCGGAACCAGTGGCCCACTGCTCCGAGGACCGAGCTCGCTCCAGGCTGCGACTCCACATCCCCAGGTCGCTGCCTGGCGACCGGGCAGCGAGGACCGGCCACCCCAGACTTCGTGTGTCCCGCCGCCCCGAGGACAGAGCCGCGACCGCCAGGGCAGCGACGCCCGCACAGCTCCGGTGAGATGGCGGCAGGGTCCACTACGCTGCGCGCGGTGGAGAAGCTGCAGGTGCGTCTGGCCACTAAGACGGACCCCAGAAAGCTagagaaatatttgcagaaaCTCTCCGCCCTGCCCATGACGGCAGACATCCTGGCGGAGACTGGAATCAGAAAGGCGGTGAAGCGCCTGCGGAAGCACCAGCACGTGGGCGACTTTGCCAGAGACTTAGCGGCCCGGTGGAAGAAGCTGGTGCTTGTGGACCGAAACACCGGGCCTGACCCACAGGACCCCGAGGAGAGCGCTTCCCGACAGCGCTTCGGGGAGGCTCTTCAGGACCAGGAAAAGGCCCGGGGCTTCCCAGAAAACGCGACGGCCCCCAGGAGCCCATCTCACAGCCCTGAGCACAGACGGACAGCGCGCAGAACACCTCCGGGGCAACAGAGACCTCACCCGAGGTCTCCCAGTCGCGAGCCCAGAGCCGAGAGGAAGCGCCCCAGAATGGCCCCAGCTGATTCCGGCCCCCAACGGGCCCCTCCAACGCGCACCGCTCCCCTCCCGATGCCCGAGGGCCCTGAGCCCGTTATGCGCGGGAAGCAACCCGGAAGAGGCCACGCTCACGCTGCTCAGGTCGGGCCTCTGCTGGGTCCAGGCTGCCAGGGCAAACCCCAGGGGGAAGCGGTGGTGAGCCACAGCAAGGAGTACAAATCGTCTCGCCAGGAAAAACGCCCCTTGTGTGCCCAGGGCGATTGGCACTCCCCTACTTTGATCAGGGAGAAATCATGCTGGGCCTGCTTAAGAGAGGAAACCCCAAGGATGCCCTCCTGGGCAAGTGCCAGGGACAGGCCGCCTTCGGACTTCAAGATAGACGAGGAAGAGGGGCAAGCTGGCATCGGCCAGCGTGTCCCTGCCTTGGCTGAGGCTCCAGACAGTCAACAGAAGAGGCCTCAGCACAGGCACTCGAACAAGAAGAGGCCCAGTCTAGACGGCCTGGACCCAGGAAATGGGACACACAGCCTGACCCCGGAGGAGAAAGAGCAGCTTTCCAACCACAAACAGACTCAAGAGGGAAAGCCACCGACTGATCATTTGGACAGAACGTCCGTGAGCTCCCTCTCTGAGGTGGAGGAGGTAGATATGGCTGAAGAATTCGAACAGCCCACTCTGTCATTTGAAAAATACCTCACCTACGATGAGTttcagaagcaaaagaaaaagactggaaaatcTTCCACCACTGCACTTGGAGATAAACAAAGGAAAGCAAACAAATCCAAGGGCACTCGTGAGTCCTGGGATTCGGCTCAGAAATCGCCTCCTGTCCAGGAAAGCCAGTCAGAGAGGCTGCTGGAGGCCGGCGCTGATTCCGCCGGGCCTAAAACGGTGCCCAGCCATGGCTTCTCAGAGCTCTGGCACCTCTCAGAGGCCTGGATGCAGGCCAACTACGATCAGCTTTCAGATTGTGACTCCATGAACTTCCAGGCAAAGCCAGAAGCACTCTGTGCACCAAAGTTCCAGGAAGAAGCTGCTTTGCCTGGACGCCGAGTGAATGCTAAGATGCAGGTGTACTCGGGCTCCAGGACTGCCTGCCAGCCCCAGGTGCTGACATTGCGCCAGCAGTGTGTCCGGGTGCTTAGAAACAATCCGGACGCCATCAGCGACGTGGGTGAGGTCCCATACTGGGTTCTTGGACCCATTCTGGAAGGGTGGAGCCCTGATCAGCTATATCGCAGAGAGAAAGACAATCACGCACTCATTAGAGAGACAGACGAATTATGGAGGATTCATTGTCTCCAGGACTACAAGGAAGAAAAGCCACAGGAGCACGAGTCTTGGCGGGAGCTGTACCTGCGGCTTCCGGACGCCCGAGAGCAGCGGCTGCGAGTAGTGACCACAAATATCCGATCGGCACGGGAAAACAACCCCAACAGCAGAGAGGCAAAGATAATCTGTTTCAACTCTCTGGCCAAAACCTCTCATGATGCttcaaggaggaaagaaaagtctGCAGGAGCCGCTGACCCCGGAAATGGAGAGATCAAGCCAGCCCCTAAGCCCGCAGGAAGCAGCCAGGCTCCCTCCAGGTGGAGCGCCAGCGG cggcggcagcagcagcagcagcgtcTTTCACGGGCTCCGTGAGAAGCGGGCCAACCCCTGCCAGAACAGCACCAATGAGCACCGGGCGCCCGCGGCCAAAACCCGGAAACAGGCTGCCAAAAAAGTGGCCCCGCTGATGGCCAAGGCAGTTCGAGACTACAAGAGAAGATTCTCCCGACGATAA